The region GTCGTTATCAGATTGGGTTGATGATTTTTTTAGAAAATTTAGTCTTAGGTTTATTTTCTTTGATTATCGGCTTGATTTTAGGTATTATTTTCTCTAAATTATTTTCAATGATGCTGGTTAAAGCCTTGTCTCTTGAAATGGATAGTCGATTTGTCTTTAACTTAGGGGCAGTAGAAAAAACGACTAGAATGTACCTAATCATTTTATTTCTAGTATCTCTGCGAGGTATTTATTTAGTTTATCGCTATAACTTAATTGATTTGTTTCGATCAGCTACCAAAGGAGAACGCTATATTAAGGTAACACTCTTTACGTGGTTAATCGGTTTTTTAGGTATTTTTTTGGTGTGTTTAGGATATTATCGTGCAGCACATTTATCAGACTATACGATGATATTGAATCAACACTATGAAAATGGGATGGGGCTATTCTTTGGTGTGATTCGCATTTTAGCTTACTGCGTTAGCGGGACGTATTTTATTTTTTATGGTTTTTTGCCTATTGTATTGGTGATGTTACAAAAGATAAAATCTTTTTACTATCGTGATATTCATATGATAACAACCGGTAATTTACGCTTTAACTTTCGTAAAAATGCTATGTTACTAGGGACAATTGCTGTTTTATCAGGAACAGCTATTGCTGCAATTGGCGGAGCGACTAACGTGTATTCTTTTGGGATAGAAGCAGCAGAAAAAGACAATCCTGTTAATTTTATAGTGGATGAGACACTTAGTGACGAGTTAGTGACAAAATTAAGCAGTCTAGAAAGGGAGAAGAGTAACTTAGAACAGGTTAATTTGCCAATCACTTTATTGAAAGGCGAGTTTGTGCAAACCTTTAGTGAGGAACAGACGACTGCGAAGGGCCCATTCAATATCATCAGTGAAAAAAATTATGCTGACTTACAAGCAATTAATCCACACCTAAAGACGCTAGCTAAATTGAAAGAGACAGAAGTGATTTATTTAGAAGGTGTGGTTTATGGTGGTCAAGGTGCGTGGAACAGGACATTTTCCACTATTAAGTTTGAAGGGTTTACTTCCTCTTTTAAAGTTAAAAATGTAATGATTGATGAATTAGGTGGGAGAATGCGTGCTCGCTATAATCTGCCAACCTTTATTATGGCCGAGTCACAAGTGGACAAGTTAAAAGGGCAAAAAAAATATACGTTAAGTTTCATAAGAAGCCACAATAAGTTGTCAGATGAGGCAGTCTATAAAAAGGTTGTAAGGAAATTCCCTCCTACTAAATTAAGATTAATAGAAGATAATGACACTATTTATGAAGAAAAGGTACCTCAAGCCATGGTTCAGAGGGACGACTATCTCGGATTAACGCGGGAGGTCGTCGTTGCAAGATACCCAGATTTGCAGAATAATCGAACCCAATTTGGTTTATTAGTGTATACGGCTATTTTTTTAGGGAGTATTTTTTTGATAGCAACTGGCAGTATTATCATGCTAAAACAATTATCAGAGGCGGAGGAAGAGCGTTCTCGTTACCAAATGTTACGAAAGCTTGGCGTCACTCAGTCACAGATCAAGGGAAGTATCTACCGACAAAATGCACTTGTTTTTTTCGTCCCAATTATTATAGCTGCTTTACACGGAAAGTATGCCTTGGTGGCCTTAAGTTATTTATTGCCGAGCAGTAATCAAACGCTAACTTGGCTGGCTAGAGGTATCATGTTAGTCATCTATTTGATTTTTTATTTAAGTACCGTTTCAAATTATAATAAAATTGTCAATAAGAGCTAGTCGTTTAATTTTTAATAAGTCTTTTTTTTTTAAGAAATTATTAAATAAGAAATTAGAGGATATATGGTATAATTTCTAGGAGTTAAAATGACTAGGGTAAAGTGTTGTGGTAGTAGGACTTTAGTAGTATTTTTTTATCCATCAAAAGCACGATGTGCAGCTATTTTTATTGACATATAATAAAGAAAAATAGAAAAATTAGTGATGAAGAAGAATCAAAATAGACAGATAGACATGGGAGGCTAATATGTTTGAAAAATTGAGAACAAAGTGTGCGGATGAGACAGTTAATTATTGGTTCATTTTTTTTGGTAAAACATTATTTTATTTAGCCATAATGTTGGTGTTAATCTACTTATATCATTTTAGCCATATTGATGGTGGGAATTTTATTTACAATGAGTTTTAATAAAATGAAAAATGAGATAAGAAAGGAATAGCAATATATGGAATTACAAAATAATATCGTAAAACGAATTGATGGGTGGGCAATTAGTAACCCAGAACACTCCTGCTTTCGCTCAGGAGACGTGAGTCATACGTATCTAGAATTGAAAGAAAAATCCGATAGTTTAGCGGCGTATCTAGAAAAAAACCATGTAAATAAGTTGCCAGTGATTGTTTATGGCGGATTGGAATTTGAGATGATTGTGACATTTTTGGCATGTGCCAAATCTGGGCATGCTTATATTCCAATTGACAGTCATACTCCAGCTGATCGGGTAGGTTTAATCACTGAAGTAGCTAATTTCACCGCTATTATTGCTTGGGAAGATTGGCCACTATCAAAGAGAGATGACGAAGTTGAGTTAGTAACGAGTCCCTCTTTAGTAAAGATATTAGATAGAAAAGAAGCCCCTTCAGAGCTTAATTATGTCACAGCTGATGAAACTTTTTATATTATTTTCACTTCAGGGACGACAGGGATTCCTAAAGGTGTGCAAATAAGTCATGATAACTTAGTCAGTTATACCAATTGGATGTTAAGTGATTTTGGTTTGGAAACAGGGCAAACCTTCTTATCCCAAGCCCCTTATTCTTTTGACCTATCAGTGATGGATGTTTATCCAGCTTTGTTATCAGGAGGCCAGTTAGCGCCATTGACGAAAGAGATGATTAATAATTTTAAAACCTTATTTAGTGTCTTACCGGAGATGACCTTAAATATATGGGTATCAACACCATCATTTGTCGATATTTGCTTGATGGATCCTCGTTTTAATGGCGAGGAGATGACGAGTCTAAGTCATTTTCTATTCTGTGGGGAAGAATTGACACATGGGACGGCAATGAAACTTAGAGAGCGATTCCCACAAGCGAAAATTTTTAATACCTATGGTCCAACTGAAGCGACAGTCGCTGTAACCGAGATTGAGATTACAGAAGATGTTTTAAAAAACTTTCAACGGCTACCGATTGGGCGCGTTAAGTCGGATACAGCTATTTATATTATGGATGAAGACGGTCAGATATTACCTGAGGGAACAGTTGGTGAAATTGTCATTGTTGGCCCAAGTGTTTCTAAGGGGTACTTTAATAATCAAGAAAAAACAGATGAAGTATTTTACAATTTCGAAGGCCAACAAGCTTATCATACGGGAGATGCTGGTCTGTTGAAAGAAGGCGTCTTATTCTACCAAGGTCGGATGGATTTCCAAGTTAAACTCCATGGTTATCGAATTGAGTTAGAAGATATTGACCATCATTTGGCAGAAGTTTCTTATGTCAA is a window of Vagococcus intermedius DNA encoding:
- a CDS encoding ABC transporter permease is translated as MIFIRLVQKNVKTQFKNYLIYSLSMACSVMVYYSFISMSLDQSLLQRLHANRNLAATLQASGAMIALFIFVFMYIANSLFINKRKNELGLYSLLGMRRYQIGLMIFLENLVLGLFSLIIGLILGIIFSKLFSMMLVKALSLEMDSRFVFNLGAVEKTTRMYLIILFLVSLRGIYLVYRYNLIDLFRSATKGERYIKVTLFTWLIGFLGIFLVCLGYYRAAHLSDYTMILNQHYENGMGLFFGVIRILAYCVSGTYFIFYGFLPIVLVMLQKIKSFYYRDIHMITTGNLRFNFRKNAMLLGTIAVLSGTAIAAIGGATNVYSFGIEAAEKDNPVNFIVDETLSDELVTKLSSLEREKSNLEQVNLPITLLKGEFVQTFSEEQTTAKGPFNIISEKNYADLQAINPHLKTLAKLKETEVIYLEGVVYGGQGAWNRTFSTIKFEGFTSSFKVKNVMIDELGGRMRARYNLPTFIMAESQVDKLKGQKKYTLSFIRSHNKLSDEAVYKKVVRKFPPTKLRLIEDNDTIYEEKVPQAMVQRDDYLGLTREVVVARYPDLQNNRTQFGLLVYTAIFLGSIFLIATGSIIMLKQLSEAEEERSRYQMLRKLGVTQSQIKGSIYRQNALVFFVPIIIAALHGKYALVALSYLLPSSNQTLTWLARGIMLVIYLIFYLSTVSNYNKIVNKS
- the dltA gene encoding D-alanine--poly(phosphoribitol) ligase subunit DltA encodes the protein MELQNNIVKRIDGWAISNPEHSCFRSGDVSHTYLELKEKSDSLAAYLEKNHVNKLPVIVYGGLEFEMIVTFLACAKSGHAYIPIDSHTPADRVGLITEVANFTAIIAWEDWPLSKRDDEVELVTSPSLVKILDRKEAPSELNYVTADETFYIIFTSGTTGIPKGVQISHDNLVSYTNWMLSDFGLETGQTFLSQAPYSFDLSVMDVYPALLSGGQLAPLTKEMINNFKTLFSVLPEMTLNIWVSTPSFVDICLMDPRFNGEEMTSLSHFLFCGEELTHGTAMKLRERFPQAKIFNTYGPTEATVAVTEIEITEDVLKNFQRLPIGRVKSDTAIYIMDEDGQILPEGTVGEIVIVGPSVSKGYFNNQEKTDEVFYNFEGQQAYHTGDAGLLKEGVLFYQGRMDFQVKLHGYRIELEDIDHHLAEVSYVKAATVVPKYHDHKVQQLVAFIVPNNHHFDKEYQLSKAIKEELKMSIMDYMIPQKYIYVESLPLTQNGKVDRKGLINEVNPPC
- a CDS encoding teichoic acid D-Ala incorporation-associated protein DltX; its protein translation is MFEKLRTKCADETVNYWFIFFGKTLFYLAIMLVLIYLYHFSHIDGGNFIYNEF